Part of the Paenarthrobacter sp. JL.01a genome is shown below.
GGTTCATTGTGCGTGAGGGTGAGGAGAGCACGGCCCGGGCGGAGTTGGAGGAGTCCAAGGCGGAGTTGCCGTTGCCGTTCCGGACGGCGGCGGAGTTGTTGGGCCGGTGCTCATCCAAAGGCTTGGGCATCAGCGACATCATGTTGATCAATGAGCGGGCGTCCCGGTCGGAGGAAGAGATCCGGGAGGGTCTGCTGCATATTTGGTCGGTGATGGAGGCCTGTGTTGAAACGTCCCTGAAGCGTGAGGGGGTGCTGCCGGGCGGGTTGCGGGTCCGTCGTCGTGCTCCTGACTGGTTGGAGCGGCTCCTGAAGGAGGACAAGGACCGGAACGATCCGAAGTATTGGCAGGAGTGGGTGAACCTGATCGCGTTGGCGGTCAATGAGGAGAACGCTTCCGGGGGCCGGGTGGTGACGGCCCCGACCAATGGTGCGGCGGGCATCATCCCGGCTGTTCTTTACTATGCGTTGAATTACGCTCCGGGCATGGATCAGGCCACCCAGGCCGATAAGGACGATGTGGTGGTGCGGTTCTTGCTCGCCGCGGGCGCAGTGGGGGTTTTGTACAAGGAGCAGGCGTCGATTTCGGGTGCTGAGGTGGGGTGCCAGGGTGAGGTTGGTTCGGCGTCGTCGATGGCTGCTGCGGGGTTGGCTGAGGTGATGGGTGGTTCCCCGGCGCAGGTGGAGAACGCGGCGGAGATCGCGATGGAGCATAACCTGGGGCTCACGTGTGATCCGATTGGTGGGTTGGTGCAGATTCCGTGTATTGAGCGGAACGCGATTGCTGCGGCGAAGGCGATCAACGCGGCGAAGATGGCGTTGTGGGGTGATGGGACGCACCGGGTCTCGTTGGATGAGGTCATCGTGACCATGCGGGAAACGGGCAAGGACATGTCCCATAAGTACAAAGAAACAGCGATGGGCGGCCTCGCCGTCAACGTCGTCGAATGCTGAGTCTGTTTACTGTCGGTGCCTAGTGCCATGCTGTATGCATGAGCGGGGGATATGACAGGGACTTCTTGCGGGCACGCGTTGAGCTGCCCAGTCCGTCGGCAACGACGATTCTGTTGGATTACACCCACTTCTCCGTACGCTTCCGGGTAAACCGGAAGCTTGCGGCGATCGTGGGCGTCAACATCAGCGGCAGCGAACTGAATCCGCTGGCACGCGAGGGAACCTGGCATTTTGACGAGCGCGTTCCCAAGGAGCAGCAGGCCGGTCCTGACGTGTACAAGAACAACGCCTTCGACCGTGGTCATCTGGTTCGGCGCCTGGATCCGGTCTGGGGCGACCAAGCGACAGCCAAGAAGGCCAACCAGGACACTTTTGTCTTCACCAACGCAGCTCCACAGGTTGATGATTTCAACCAGGGCAAGGAACTGTGGGTCGGGCTGGAGGACCATGTCCTGGAGCACGCCGACTCCTTCGATGCCAAGCTCAGCGTCTTCACCGGGCCGGTCCTCCTGGATGACGATCCTCCCTACCGGGGCGTCCAGGTGCCGAGGAAGTTCTGGAAGATCGCGGTGTGGACCAACGACGCGAAACTGGGAGCTGCCGGCTTCATCCTTGACCAGTCGCCGTTGCTCGGGAAGGTAGAGCTCAAAAAGGCAATCACAGAACGGCTGCTGGAGGGCGAACCACCCCCGTTGGGTCCTTTCCGGACGTTCCAGGTTCCGATCGGCGAGATTGCCGACCTCACAGGGCTCAGCCTGAGCCGGCTCACGGCTGCGGACCGTCTAACCAGCGGCCAGCGTGAGCTGGGTAAGGCCCCGAAGGCGATCCAGCTCGAGAGCATGGAGCAGATCCGGTTGTAGGATGCTCGAGGAATCAGCCGGGACTTTACTGGCCAGAGGCCAAGATGGGGAGGCGCCGTGAGGGACGAAACCGCTTGGAATGTCAGCGATAGTCGCGTCGTCGTCAAAGACAAATGGATTTCTTTGCGGGCTGACGAGTGTGTGACGGCATCCGGCGTCGTGGTGGCACCGTATTACGTTCAGGAAAACCCGGAATGGGTCTCCGTTTTCGCCCTGGATCGGGCCCGGAATGTGGTGCTGATCCGGGAGTATCACCACGGCGCGGGAATAGTCGCGCTGGGGCTGCCAGGGGGCGGCGTGGAACCGGACGACAGTTCTTTCGATAATACTGTGAGGCGTGAACTCCGCGAGGAAACGGGATACGAAGCCGGAGAGCTGCACAGTCTCGGAAACTCCTGGGCCAACTGGAACAGTCAAAGCAACCGGGTCCACTTCTATCTGGCCCTGGACTGTGAACCCACTAGGGATCCCAGCCCGGATGAAGCAGAGGACATTGCCATCTCTCTTCTGCCATTGAGCGAATTTCACCCGGGAACGTTGGGCCAGGGCTATCACCGGCTGAACGCGTACATGGCAGCTGAACAGCTGGGTTCCGGGCCATCGTCGTAAGTCTGTGGAATGAAGATCACGGCGTTCCATGAGCCCGTCCACTCCGCGCCACTGAACCGCGTCCTCCCATGACCGATAGACTTGGGGCTGCATGTCCGCATGCGCACCTGCTTTGAACACTGCACCAAAACCCTGAGATTGGACACGGCCACCTTGCGAGAATTTACCGCCCGCTTTGCCACTGCCGAGGAAACCGATAACTGGGACAAGCACGTCACCGCCAACCCGCATGGCGGCAACATGCTGCAGTCGGACGCCTACGCGGCAGTCAAGGACGGCAACGGCTGGCTGGTCC
Proteins encoded:
- a CDS encoding L-serine ammonia-lyase, translated to MAVGVFDLFSVGIGPSSSHTVGPMRAAAVFAEELKDSGVLGSVASLRVDLYGSLAATGKGHGTMTATLLGLEGYHPELILPEEVEERLAAIAETGVLNLAGASGEGVELPYAVEDMVLHPLTVLPRHTNGMKFVVSDAEGAVLREATFFSVGGGFIVREGEESTARAELEESKAELPLPFRTAAELLGRCSSKGLGISDIMLINERASRSEEEIREGLLHIWSVMEACVETSLKREGVLPGGLRVRRRAPDWLERLLKEDKDRNDPKYWQEWVNLIALAVNEENASGGRVVTAPTNGAAGIIPAVLYYALNYAPGMDQATQADKDDVVVRFLLAAGAVGVLYKEQASISGAEVGCQGEVGSASSMAAAGLAEVMGGSPAQVENAAEIAMEHNLGLTCDPIGGLVQIPCIERNAIAAAKAINAAKMALWGDGTHRVSLDEVIVTMRETGKDMSHKYKETAMGGLAVNVVEC
- a CDS encoding NUDIX hydrolase, with amino-acid sequence MRDETAWNVSDSRVVVKDKWISLRADECVTASGVVVAPYYVQENPEWVSVFALDRARNVVLIREYHHGAGIVALGLPGGGVEPDDSSFDNTVRRELREETGYEAGELHSLGNSWANWNSQSNRVHFYLALDCEPTRDPSPDEAEDIAISLLPLSEFHPGTLGQGYHRLNAYMAAEQLGSGPSS
- a CDS encoding DNA/RNA non-specific endonuclease — encoded protein: MSGGYDRDFLRARVELPSPSATTILLDYTHFSVRFRVNRKLAAIVGVNISGSELNPLAREGTWHFDERVPKEQQAGPDVYKNNAFDRGHLVRRLDPVWGDQATAKKANQDTFVFTNAAPQVDDFNQGKELWVGLEDHVLEHADSFDAKLSVFTGPVLLDDDPPYRGVQVPRKFWKIAVWTNDAKLGAAGFILDQSPLLGKVELKKAITERLLEGEPPPLGPFRTFQVPIGEIADLTGLSLSRLTAADRLTSGQRELGKAPKAIQLESMEQIRL